From a region of the Phaseolus vulgaris cultivar G19833 chromosome 6, P. vulgaris v2.0, whole genome shotgun sequence genome:
- the LOC137830944 gene encoding zinc transporter 8-like, whose translation MARFKLLFSSFILIFLVVLPILVRAECTCDAEDEDRDKGKAMRYKITALISILIASAIGVCIPLLGKVIPALSPEKDIFFIIKAFAAGVILATGFIHVLPDAFENLTSPCLKEHPWGDFPFTGFVAMCTAMGTLMVDTYATAYFQKHHSKEIHSENGDVEKEAGHEGHVHLHTHATHGHAHGPVHSDDHSSQLLRHRVISQVLELGIIVHSVIIGISLGASESPNTIRPLVAALTFHQFFEGMGLGSCISQANFKRGSVIVMGLFFALTTPVGIGIGIGITNVYDENSPTALIVEGVFNAASAGILIYMALVDLLATDFMSPRMQQSGRLRLGANIFLLLGAGLMSLVAKWA comes from the exons atggCTAGATTCAAAttgttgttttcttcttttattttgatttttctagTTGTACTTCCGATCTTAGTTAGAGCAGAATGCACGTGTGATGCAGAAGATGAAGATCGTGATAAAGGAAAAGCTATGAGGTACAAAATAACTGCTCTGATTTCAATTCTGATTGCGAGTGCAATTGGAGTGTGTATTCCTCTACTGGGCAAAGTGATACCTGCCTTGAGTCCGGAGAAGGATATTTTCTTCATCATAAAGGCTTTCGCTGCGGGTGTGATTCTAGCCACTGGCTTCATCCACGTGCTTCCGGATGCTTTTGAGAATCTGACCTCACCTTGCTTGAAGGAGCATCCATGGGGGGATTTTCCCTTCACTGGGTTTGTTGCAATGTGCACTGCCATGGGAACTCTCATGGTGGATACTTATGCCACTGCTTATTTTCAGAAACACCATTCCAAGGAAATACATAGTGAGAATGGGGATGTGGAGAAAGAGGCAGGACACGAAGGGCACGTGCATCTTCACACGCATGCAACGCATGGCCATGCTCATGGCCCTGTTCACTCCGATGATCACTCCTCCCAGCTTCTTCGCCATCGAGTCATATCACAG GTGTTGGAGTTGGGAATTATTGTTCACTCTGTTATCATAGGGATTTCATTGGGAGCTTCAGAGAGTCCCAACACAATAAGACCACTGGTAGCTGCGTTGACTTTTCATCAATTCTTTGAAGGCATGGGACTTGGAAGCTGTATATCTCAG GCAAATTTCAAGAGAGGATCTGTTATAGTAATGGGATTGTTCTTTGCCTTGACAACTCCAGTGGGGATTGGAATTGGCATAGGAATAACAAATGTTTATGATGAGAACAGTCCAACTGCACTTATTGTGGAAGGAGTATTCAATGCAGCTTCAGCTGGGATCTTAATTTACATGGCACTTGTTGATCTTCTTGCCACTGATTTCATGAGTCCAAGGATGCAACAAAGTGGTAGACTCCGTTTAGGGGccaatatttttcttcttcttggagCTGGTTTGATGTCTCTCGTAGCTAAATGGGCATAA